Genomic window (Streptomyces cadmiisoli):
AACGCGGCGGCCAGGCAGGCGGTGGCCGCCACCAGCAGCGCCAGCGCCCAGGTGGCACCGGGCGCGGCACGCAGCCGGGTGCGGATCCAGGGCGCGGCGATGCGGCCGGGCGGTGCCGTGCGGGTCTGCCGCGGCATGTCTACTCTCCCCCTGTTTCGCGCAGCGCCCGCGCCGGGTCGGTGCGGCGCAGCGCGAGTGCCGCCGTGACCAGGAGCGGGACCAGGGCGACGGCCGTCAGCAGCACGGCCACCCGTGGCACCGGCAGCTCGACCAGCACCTCGGGCATCGGACGGGTGGCCTGCGAGGTCAGCACGATCAACGGGACCACCGCGCGGGTCAGTACGGCTCCCAGCGCGGCGCCCACCAGCAGCGCGAGCCCCACCAGGACGGCCAGTTCGGCGGCGACCGTGCGGGCGATCCGGCGGCGCGGGGCGCCCAGGGCGCGCAGCACGGCGAACTCGGCGTCCCGCGCCCGCAGCGACCCGGCCGCGCTCACCGCGAACCCGACCGCGGCCAGCGCCGCCGCCACCGCGGCCGCGGCGGTGAACGCGGCCTCCGGGCCGGCGCCGAACGGATCGTCGCGCAGTTCCCCGGCGATCTCGTCGCGCACCAGCACCTGCGCCGGATCCAGTTCGGGGCGGGCCCGCAGTGCGGCGGCCACCTCCGCGGCCCGGCCCGGTGCGGTGCCCAGCCACCACTCGGTGGGCGGGACGCCGGCGCCGTACCGGTCCTGCAACACCCGGTTCACGGACCGCAGATCGAGGAGGAGCGCGCCGCCGTCGCTGTCGTCGGGTGTGGTCGGCAGGGCGCGCACGGTACCGGTGATCCGCACCGGCAGGGTCCGGCCGTCGAACGGGACGTCCACGCGCTGCCCGGGGCGTGCGCCCGCCGATTCCAGGAAACGGTCGGTCGCCAGGGCCGTGATCTTCGCCGGTGCGGGCTGGACGACGTGCAACCGGTAGGTCACCGCGGAGGCGAACCAGGGCATGTCGCCCGGGACGTAGCCGGTGCGGTACGTGAAGGTGAGCGGCTCGGCGGAGGCCCGGACGGGGCGGCTGGGGAGGATGTCGTCGGCGGGCGACCCCGCGATGATGTCGCTCTCGGCCACGGCCCGCCAGGCCGTGGGCAGCGGCAGCCGGGTGACACCGGCGCCGGCGGCGGTGGCGGTCAGTGAGCGGAGGGTCAGCCGGTGGTCCTGGCCGCGGCCGGTCGGCTGAGTCAGATTCAGGTGCAGGCCGGTCAGGACGGTCGGGCCGAGCGGGGCGCCGAGGTCGGCGGTCAGGGTGTGCCGGCGGCCGTCGGCGGGGAGTTCACCGGCCGGGATCCGGTGGGACGTGCCGTAACGGTCCTCCAGGACGAGCGTCACGTCCGGTGTCGCACCGGGCGCGCCGGCGCGCAGCGTGGCGGTCAGGTGCAGCCGGGCGGTGCGCGCGGGCACCCGGGTGCCCGCCGTCGCCTCCTCGGGACCCAGGGCGGTCAGCAGCGGCCGCACCGGTTCGGCCGTCAGGTCCGGGCGCATCAGCACGGTGTCCGCCGCGCGCGCCGTGTCCAGCGCGAGGACGGTAGCCGTCCGGTCGCCGGACAGCGGCATGGCCGTACGGACGGCGGGTGCGGCCCGCTCGACGTCCGGGACGGCCGCGTACCGGTCGGTGAGGCCGAGGCCGTTCTCCCCGGCGGCGAGCACCCGCACGGGCGCCCCCGCGCGGAAGTCGGCCTGGTCGTCCTGCGAGCGGTTCCAGGAGGCGCCCTGACCGATCGTCAGCATGCCCAGCGCGACGGCCAGCACGAGCAGCAGCACCGGGCCCGCCCCGCGCATCGGGCGGCGGCTGAGCTGCCAGCCCGCGAGCGCGGCGGTCAGCCCGCGTCCGCCGGCCGCCCGGCGTTCGGCGAGCCGCGCCACCGGCGGCAGCAGTCGCAGCGTCAGCACCGTCCCGGCGAGCAGTGCGAGGGCGGGCGCCGCCACCAGCAGCGGGTCGATGCCGAGGGTGCCGGTGCGGTCGTCGCTGACGGCGCCCGAGGTGTGCCGGTCCAGCTGCCAGTACGCGACCGCCGCCACGACCAGCAGGCCCACGTCGGCGCCCGCGCGCAGCGGGGCGGGCACGGCGGCGCGCGGGCGGACGGCGCCGGCGCCCGAACCTGAGCCGGGCAGGAGGCGGAGGCGCTCGGCCGCGGACCGGGCGGCGGAGCGTGAGCTTCCGGCGGCGATCCGGGCCGCCGAGCGCGCGCCCTTGCCGCCGCCCCCGCCGCCGACCCGTGCGGCCCCGGACTCCGCCGCCGACAGCGCGGGCGCCGTCACCGCCAGCGCGCATCCCAGCGCCACGGCCACCGCCACCAGCCACACCTCGGGGCGGCCCCCGGCGGACACCTCCAGGCGCAGGCCGATCCGGGCCAGCGGCCCCTGCCCGGCCAGGAGCCGGGTCA
Coding sequences:
- a CDS encoding FtsX-like permease family protein, which codes for MAGVAGFVVLRARAHRLLLTAALLTVLLTTAVLTTLTAYSGAIGDAALRHSLQDTRNAADTALIVKADVPADGRAKADSVVRDGARKVFDGLPVTVRTYLRSGPYALPGALRPEDERSAPDADPDLTYLAALESGQVRITEGRAPRATAGTVEAAVPATVARSLGLAPGDRLTLVDRLGGPDARVVITGVYRPADTGAPYWQLDDLDGRGITEGGFTTYGPLLAAPETLTGGKVSAGQSGWLASADFSAMSTDRTDALREAAAAGSAALRAQPALSGSTATTTQLPAVLDRLDRSLLVSRSTLLIITLQLVLLAGCALLLVARLLSAERAGETRLLRARGASGGRIAGHAALEALLLAAPAVVCAPLLAAPLTRLLAGQGPLARIGLRLEVSAGGRPEVWLVAVAVALGCALAVTAPALSAAESGAARVGGGGGGKGARSAARIAAGSSRSAARSAAERLRLLPGSGSGAGAVRPRAAVPAPLRAGADVGLLVVAAVAYWQLDRHTSGAVSDDRTGTLGIDPLLVAAPALALLAGTVLTLRLLPPVARLAERRAAGGRGLTAALAGWQLSRRPMRGAGPVLLLVLAVALGMLTIGQGASWNRSQDDQADFRAGAPVRVLAAGENGLGLTDRYAAVPDVERAAPAVRTAMPLSGDRTATVLALDTARAADTVLMRPDLTAEPVRPLLTALGPEEATAGTRVPARTARLHLTATLRAGAPGATPDVTLVLEDRYGTSHRIPAGELPADGRRHTLTADLGAPLGPTVLTGLHLNLTQPTGRGQDHRLTLRSLTATAAGAGVTRLPLPTAWRAVAESDIIAGSPADDILPSRPVRASAEPLTFTYRTGYVPGDMPWFASAVTYRLHVVQPAPAKITALATDRFLESAGARPGQRVDVPFDGRTLPVRITGTVRALPTTPDDSDGGALLLDLRSVNRVLQDRYGAGVPPTEWWLGTAPGRAAEVAAALRARPELDPAQVLVRDEIAGELRDDPFGAGPEAAFTAAAAVAAALAAVGFAVSAAGSLRARDAEFAVLRALGAPRRRIARTVAAELAVLVGLALLVGAALGAVLTRAVVPLIVLTSQATRPMPEVLVELPVPRVAVLLTAVALVPLLVTAALALRRTDPARALRETGGE